The Blautia hydrogenotrophica DSM 10507 genome window below encodes:
- a CDS encoding M20 family metallopeptidase, producing MGFESQKERVCKLADENREKIVSMAQYLFDNPEIALEEVKACAYITDFLRKEGFEVEEKFEGMETAFKAVKKNGDGPRIAFLAEYDALPGCGHACGHHMIASMSVGAALALAEVLDTYPGEIAIFGTPAEETGEGKVYLADRGVFKGYDVAMMLHPNARTTIYPKMIAIGGMDFNFTGKASHAGTYPYDGVNALDAVVLLYNNVNALRQQLKDGTRIHGIILEAGKAANVIPDKGVVRLEFRAKEQDYFEEVVQKVVNCAKAAALATGCELEYDWFEPVCKGLKSNRALEEVMEEFFPQFGVDDFILIDGGSSDIGNVSWEVPTIEPMLGVCEGEPGIHTADFRDATMLPYGLDRMIVGVKLLALTGLRILDNPKLLEKIREEM from the coding sequence ATGGGATTTGAGAGTCAAAAAGAAAGAGTCTGTAAACTTGCAGATGAGAACAGAGAAAAAATAGTTTCTATGGCTCAATATCTTTTCGATAATCCAGAAATCGCACTTGAAGAAGTAAAGGCTTGCGCATATATCACAGATTTTCTGAGAAAAGAAGGATTTGAAGTAGAAGAAAAATTCGAAGGGATGGAGACGGCATTTAAAGCAGTCAAGAAGAATGGGGATGGCCCGAGAATTGCTTTTTTAGCTGAGTACGATGCTCTGCCAGGATGTGGTCATGCGTGCGGACATCATATGATTGCTTCTATGTCGGTGGGTGCAGCTCTTGCATTAGCGGAGGTGCTGGATACTTATCCAGGAGAGATTGCGATTTTTGGTACTCCAGCGGAGGAAACCGGAGAGGGAAAAGTATATCTGGCTGACCGAGGAGTCTTCAAAGGCTATGACGTCGCTATGATGCTTCATCCGAATGCGAGAACGACGATTTATCCAAAGATGATTGCAATCGGTGGAATGGACTTTAACTTCACCGGAAAGGCTTCTCACGCAGGAACCTATCCGTATGATGGTGTGAATGCTTTGGACGCGGTGGTGCTGTTGTACAACAATGTCAATGCGTTGCGCCAGCAATTGAAAGATGGTACTAGAATCCATGGAATTATATTGGAGGCAGGGAAAGCTGCGAATGTAATTCCAGACAAAGGTGTAGTAAGATTAGAATTCCGCGCAAAAGAGCAGGATTATTTTGAAGAAGTAGTTCAAAAAGTGGTCAACTGTGCAAAGGCGGCGGCGCTTGCCACAGGCTGCGAACTGGAATATGATTGGTTCGAACCAGTGTGTAAGGGGCTGAAAAGTAACCGTGCTTTGGAAGAAGTTATGGAAGAGTTCTTCCCACAGTTTGGCGTGGACGATTTTATTCTTATTGATGGGGGTTCTAGTGATATTGGAAATGTAAGCTGGGAAGTACCCACGATTGAGCCGATGTTAGGAGTATGTGAAGGAGAGCCTGGAATTCACACGGCTGATTTTAGAGATGCAACGATGCTGCCTTATGGACTAGACCGTATGATTGTCGGAGTAAAACTTCTGGCTTTGACGGGGCTTAGAATCTTAGACAATCCAAAACTATTGGAGAAGATAAGAGAGGAAATGTAA